The Pseudochaenichthys georgianus chromosome 8, fPseGeo1.2, whole genome shotgun sequence genome has a segment encoding these proteins:
- the LOC117450593 gene encoding uncharacterized protein isoform X2: MGRLDDAAKHKVVELRKAGLSLRKIKAVLELENIKVSAQAIYLFLREFQGRPPGRVKPMETGGSTSIAQIQHRTGALQEGWSNIRIQNLLRDASHHAGFAAASNVLKQTSTNPDFGAKPSGSGVTSGGSRPEMQQEGDKEENDIQIVSVTSLAQSCHQTVPQSTVARAETAVSSTLTAAAALMRRRVTASPATNSMLVARRRLLDKALAHRVKVASLLRRDPSSLQAANMRSSIPQLSETCDLTTEKTLMEGQSDGGSTTRRFLTQRPGPSVRSLHPVPRIGIRLPNRPTAPSTSLAPGVALIRLQTPGGQGGTRSEGNPSPQQAVQDTGGRGGLQDQIQTLGSEVRSLGLAVKMLVEQQCRLEREQGQQTHIQKQILSTLQCMATNLGRCSVVQQQHNKTPSPSGLPTASASTSFSQDTFNFSPGTYTQCNQTQPNYNSIESLENVEAFKLPGLSPSRMNGFLPCSNAENLPLTHTPPHTQAYVASYPPSQTLMPSYTQSYVSTYSQSHSQTFGGAVNKTADFQNSCSARTLQDCSVSTQPVMNSDLSLQDQQINIIKVEGS, translated from the exons ATGGGCCGGTTGGATGATGCCGCAAAACACAAAGTGGTGGAGCTGCGGAAGGCTGGTCTGAGTTTACGCAAGATCAAAGCTGTGTTGGAGCTGGAGAACATCAAGGTTTCTGCCCAGGCAATATACTTGTTCCTAAGGGAGTTCCAAGGGAGGCCGCCAGGGAGGGTTAAACCTATGGAGACTGGAGGAAGCACATCAATCGCACAGATACAGCATCGAACCGGAGCACTACAAGAGGGCTGGAGTAACATTCGAATTCAAAATCTTCTGCGGGATGCATCTCATCATGCTGGCTTTGCAGCTGCTTCAAATGTTCTCAAACAGACTTCCACAAATCCAGATTTTGGTGCAAAGCCATCTGGCTCTGGGGTGACAAGTGGAGGCAGCAGGCCAGAAATGCAACAGGAGGGAGATAAGGAAGAAAATGACATCCAGATTGTAAGTGTCACCTCCCTTGCACAGAGCTGCCATCAAACAGTTCCTCAGTCCACTGTAGCAAGAGCAGAGACTGCTGTGTCTTCCACACTAACAGCTGCTGCAGCGTTGATGAGGAGGAGAGTAACAGCTTCTCCAGCCACCAATTCAATGCTGGTAGCTCGAAGAAGGCTTTTGGATAAAGCGCTGGCACACAGGGTGAAG GTAGCGTCGTTGTTGAGGAGAGATCCCTCCAGTCTCCAAGCTGCCAATATGAGAAGTTCAATACCACAACTGTCTGAAACGTGTGATCTGACCACTGAAAAG ACTCTTATGGAAGGGCAGTCCGATGGAGGTAGCACCACCAGGCGTTTTCTCACACAAAGACCAGGTCCGTCTGTGCGTTCCCTTCACCCTGTCCCTCGGATTGGCATTCGTCTTCCTAACCGCCCAACAGCACCTTCAACATCCTTAGCTCCTGGAGTTGCCCTCATTCGTCTACAAACCCCAGGAGGCCAGGGCGGAACTCGTAGTGAGGGGAACCCGAGCCCCCAGCAAGCAGTCCAGGACACTGGAGGGAGAGGTGGTCTTCAGGATCAGATCCAGACCCTGGGCTCAGAGGTGCGCAGCTTGGGTCTGGCAGTGAAGATGCTGGTGGAGCAGCAGTGCCGCCTTGAGAGGGAGCAGGGGCAGCAGACACACATTCAGAAGCAGATCCTCAGCACACTACAGTGCATGGCCACCAATCTGGGACGTTGTAGCGTTGTTCAGCAGCAACACAACAAAACTCCCTCACCCTCTGGTTTGCCAACAGCTTCTGCATCTACCTCCTTCAGCCAAGACACCTTCAACTTCAGTCCAGGCACATACACTCAGTGCAACCAAACCCAGCCAAACTACAACTCTATAGAGAGTCTAGAAAATGTAGAGGCCTTTAAACTGCCTGGACTGAGTCCTTCAAGAATGAATGGCTTTCTACCATGTAGCAATGCTGAGAACCTTCCACTTACCCACACTCCCCCTCATACACAAGCTTATGTAGCTTCATACCCACCCAGTCAAACCCTTATGCCTTCTTACACACAGTCCTATGTCTCTACATACAGCCAGTCACATTCTCAGACTTTCGGTGGAGCAGTAAATAAAACAGCTGATTTCCAAAACAGCTGTTCGGCAAGGACTCTCCAGGACTGCAGTGTGTCCACACAGCCGGTGATGAACTCTGACCTCTCGTTGCAGGATCAGCAGATCAATATTATCAAGGTTGAAGGATCTTAG
- the LOC117450593 gene encoding uncharacterized protein isoform X3, with the protein MGRLDDAAKHKVVELRKAGLSLRKIKAVLELENIKVSAQAIYLFLREFQGRPPGRVKPMETGGSTSIAQIQHRTGALQEGWSNIRIQNLLRDASHHAGFAAASNVLKQTSTNPDFGAKPSGSGVTSGGSRPEMQQEGDKEENDIQIVSVTSLAQSCHQTVPQSTVARAETAVSSTLTAAAALMRRRVTASPATNSMLVARRRLLDKALAHRVASLLRRDPSSLQAANMRSSIPQLSETCDLTTEKTLMEGQSDGGSTTRRFLTQRPGPSVRSLHPVPRIGIRLPNRPTAPSTSLAPGVALIRLQTPGGQGGTRSEGNPSPQQAVQDTGGRGGLQDQIQTLGSEVRSLGLAVKMLVEQQCRLEREQGQQTHIQKQILSTLQCMATNLGRCSVVQQQHNKTPSPSGLPTASASTSFSQDTFNFSPGTYTQCNQTQPNYNSIESLENVEAFKLPGLSPSRMNGFLPCSNAENLPLTHTPPHTQAYVASYPPSQTLMPSYTQSYVSTYSQSHSQTFGGAVNKTADFQNSCSARTLQDCSVSTQPVMNSDLSLQDQQINIIKVEGS; encoded by the exons ATGGGCCGGTTGGATGATGCCGCAAAACACAAAGTGGTGGAGCTGCGGAAGGCTGGTCTGAGTTTACGCAAGATCAAAGCTGTGTTGGAGCTGGAGAACATCAAGGTTTCTGCCCAGGCAATATACTTGTTCCTAAGGGAGTTCCAAGGGAGGCCGCCAGGGAGGGTTAAACCTATGGAGACTGGAGGAAGCACATCAATCGCACAGATACAGCATCGAACCGGAGCACTACAAGAGGGCTGGAGTAACATTCGAATTCAAAATCTTCTGCGGGATGCATCTCATCATGCTGGCTTTGCAGCTGCTTCAAATGTTCTCAAACAGACTTCCACAAATCCAGATTTTGGTGCAAAGCCATCTGGCTCTGGGGTGACAAGTGGAGGCAGCAGGCCAGAAATGCAACAGGAGGGAGATAAGGAAGAAAATGACATCCAGATTGTAAGTGTCACCTCCCTTGCACAGAGCTGCCATCAAACAGTTCCTCAGTCCACTGTAGCAAGAGCAGAGACTGCTGTGTCTTCCACACTAACAGCTGCTGCAGCGTTGATGAGGAGGAGAGTAACAGCTTCTCCAGCCACCAATTCAATGCTGGTAGCTCGAAGAAGGCTTTTGGATAAAGCGCTGGCACACAGG GTAGCGTCGTTGTTGAGGAGAGATCCCTCCAGTCTCCAAGCTGCCAATATGAGAAGTTCAATACCACAACTGTCTGAAACGTGTGATCTGACCACTGAAAAG ACTCTTATGGAAGGGCAGTCCGATGGAGGTAGCACCACCAGGCGTTTTCTCACACAAAGACCAGGTCCGTCTGTGCGTTCCCTTCACCCTGTCCCTCGGATTGGCATTCGTCTTCCTAACCGCCCAACAGCACCTTCAACATCCTTAGCTCCTGGAGTTGCCCTCATTCGTCTACAAACCCCAGGAGGCCAGGGCGGAACTCGTAGTGAGGGGAACCCGAGCCCCCAGCAAGCAGTCCAGGACACTGGAGGGAGAGGTGGTCTTCAGGATCAGATCCAGACCCTGGGCTCAGAGGTGCGCAGCTTGGGTCTGGCAGTGAAGATGCTGGTGGAGCAGCAGTGCCGCCTTGAGAGGGAGCAGGGGCAGCAGACACACATTCAGAAGCAGATCCTCAGCACACTACAGTGCATGGCCACCAATCTGGGACGTTGTAGCGTTGTTCAGCAGCAACACAACAAAACTCCCTCACCCTCTGGTTTGCCAACAGCTTCTGCATCTACCTCCTTCAGCCAAGACACCTTCAACTTCAGTCCAGGCACATACACTCAGTGCAACCAAACCCAGCCAAACTACAACTCTATAGAGAGTCTAGAAAATGTAGAGGCCTTTAAACTGCCTGGACTGAGTCCTTCAAGAATGAATGGCTTTCTACCATGTAGCAATGCTGAGAACCTTCCACTTACCCACACTCCCCCTCATACACAAGCTTATGTAGCTTCATACCCACCCAGTCAAACCCTTATGCCTTCTTACACACAGTCCTATGTCTCTACATACAGCCAGTCACATTCTCAGACTTTCGGTGGAGCAGTAAATAAAACAGCTGATTTCCAAAACAGCTGTTCGGCAAGGACTCTCCAGGACTGCAGTGTGTCCACACAGCCGGTGATGAACTCTGACCTCTCGTTGCAGGATCAGCAGATCAATATTATCAAGGTTGAAGGATCTTAG
- the LOC117450593 gene encoding uncharacterized protein isoform X1, with product MGRLDDAAKHKVVELRKAGLSLRKIKAVLELENIKVSAQAIYLFLREFQGRPPGRVKPMETGGSTSIAQIQHRTGALQEGWSNIRIQNLLRDASHHAGFAAASNVLKQTSTNPDFGAKPSGSGVTSGGSRPEMQQEGDKEENDIQIVSVTSLAQSCHQTVPQSTVARAETAVSSTLTAAAALMRRRVTASPATNSMLVARRRLLDKALAHRVKSFPQVASLLRRDPSSLQAANMRSSIPQLSETCDLTTEKTLMEGQSDGGSTTRRFLTQRPGPSVRSLHPVPRIGIRLPNRPTAPSTSLAPGVALIRLQTPGGQGGTRSEGNPSPQQAVQDTGGRGGLQDQIQTLGSEVRSLGLAVKMLVEQQCRLEREQGQQTHIQKQILSTLQCMATNLGRCSVVQQQHNKTPSPSGLPTASASTSFSQDTFNFSPGTYTQCNQTQPNYNSIESLENVEAFKLPGLSPSRMNGFLPCSNAENLPLTHTPPHTQAYVASYPPSQTLMPSYTQSYVSTYSQSHSQTFGGAVNKTADFQNSCSARTLQDCSVSTQPVMNSDLSLQDQQINIIKVEGS from the exons ATGGGCCGGTTGGATGATGCCGCAAAACACAAAGTGGTGGAGCTGCGGAAGGCTGGTCTGAGTTTACGCAAGATCAAAGCTGTGTTGGAGCTGGAGAACATCAAGGTTTCTGCCCAGGCAATATACTTGTTCCTAAGGGAGTTCCAAGGGAGGCCGCCAGGGAGGGTTAAACCTATGGAGACTGGAGGAAGCACATCAATCGCACAGATACAGCATCGAACCGGAGCACTACAAGAGGGCTGGAGTAACATTCGAATTCAAAATCTTCTGCGGGATGCATCTCATCATGCTGGCTTTGCAGCTGCTTCAAATGTTCTCAAACAGACTTCCACAAATCCAGATTTTGGTGCAAAGCCATCTGGCTCTGGGGTGACAAGTGGAGGCAGCAGGCCAGAAATGCAACAGGAGGGAGATAAGGAAGAAAATGACATCCAGATTGTAAGTGTCACCTCCCTTGCACAGAGCTGCCATCAAACAGTTCCTCAGTCCACTGTAGCAAGAGCAGAGACTGCTGTGTCTTCCACACTAACAGCTGCTGCAGCGTTGATGAGGAGGAGAGTAACAGCTTCTCCAGCCACCAATTCAATGCTGGTAGCTCGAAGAAGGCTTTTGGATAAAGCGCTGGCACACAGGGTGAAG TCTTTCCCTCAGGTAGCGTCGTTGTTGAGGAGAGATCCCTCCAGTCTCCAAGCTGCCAATATGAGAAGTTCAATACCACAACTGTCTGAAACGTGTGATCTGACCACTGAAAAG ACTCTTATGGAAGGGCAGTCCGATGGAGGTAGCACCACCAGGCGTTTTCTCACACAAAGACCAGGTCCGTCTGTGCGTTCCCTTCACCCTGTCCCTCGGATTGGCATTCGTCTTCCTAACCGCCCAACAGCACCTTCAACATCCTTAGCTCCTGGAGTTGCCCTCATTCGTCTACAAACCCCAGGAGGCCAGGGCGGAACTCGTAGTGAGGGGAACCCGAGCCCCCAGCAAGCAGTCCAGGACACTGGAGGGAGAGGTGGTCTTCAGGATCAGATCCAGACCCTGGGCTCAGAGGTGCGCAGCTTGGGTCTGGCAGTGAAGATGCTGGTGGAGCAGCAGTGCCGCCTTGAGAGGGAGCAGGGGCAGCAGACACACATTCAGAAGCAGATCCTCAGCACACTACAGTGCATGGCCACCAATCTGGGACGTTGTAGCGTTGTTCAGCAGCAACACAACAAAACTCCCTCACCCTCTGGTTTGCCAACAGCTTCTGCATCTACCTCCTTCAGCCAAGACACCTTCAACTTCAGTCCAGGCACATACACTCAGTGCAACCAAACCCAGCCAAACTACAACTCTATAGAGAGTCTAGAAAATGTAGAGGCCTTTAAACTGCCTGGACTGAGTCCTTCAAGAATGAATGGCTTTCTACCATGTAGCAATGCTGAGAACCTTCCACTTACCCACACTCCCCCTCATACACAAGCTTATGTAGCTTCATACCCACCCAGTCAAACCCTTATGCCTTCTTACACACAGTCCTATGTCTCTACATACAGCCAGTCACATTCTCAGACTTTCGGTGGAGCAGTAAATAAAACAGCTGATTTCCAAAACAGCTGTTCGGCAAGGACTCTCCAGGACTGCAGTGTGTCCACACAGCCGGTGATGAACTCTGACCTCTCGTTGCAGGATCAGCAGATCAATATTATCAAGGTTGAAGGATCTTAG
- the LOC117450596 gene encoding cytochrome P450 2K1-like: MLEDLFQSSTSVFLSVAILLGLHFIYSSFSSNSRKREPPGPRPFPLLGNLLQVDLKRLDRSLVDLSKKHGPVFTFYLGMQKVVVLAGYKTVKQALVNHAEEFGEREISPLAYDFNQGHGIIFSNGDVWKEMRRFALSTLKDFGMGKRITEGKIIEECGYLIEEFQQHEGEAFDNAHMMNYAASNIISALMFGKRFEYKDPEIKAMLERNHEVTRLTGTASILIYNAFPWLGPCIKNWRNLMKLVEDSMKETRSMIADLKETLNPDMCRCFVDAFLTRKLSLEEAGDKDSHYNDENLANSVINLFAAGTDTTANTLQWSLLFMAKYPQFQDKVQEELSRVMGSRQSRAEDRKNLPYTDAVIHETQRLANIVPMAVLHRTSQDVTFQGYFIKEGTCVLPLLTSVLQDESEWETPHTFNPSHFLDKEGKFIRRDASMPFSAGRRMCPGESLARMELFLFFTSLLLHFRFTPPPGVTEDELDLTPVVGFILTPSPHELCAVSRQ; this comes from the exons ATGTTGGAGGATCTTTTCCAGTCTTCAACTTCAGTCTTTTTGTCTGTGGCCATTCTGCTTGGCCTACACTTTATTTACTCAAGCTTCAGCTCCAACAGCAGGAAGAGGGAGCCACCGGGGCCTAGACCTTTTCCCCTGCTGGGAAATCTGCTTCAAGTGGATCTCAAGAGACTCGACCGCTCTCTTGTTGAT CTGTCCAAAAAACATGGACCAGTGTTTACATTTTACTTAGGAATGCAGAAGGTGGTGGTCCTGGCAGGATACAAGACAGTCAAACAGGCTCTGGTCAACCATGCTGAGGAGTTTGGAGAACGAGAGATCAGTCCGTTAGCCTATGATTTCAACCAAGGACACG GAATAATCTTTTCAAACGGTGATGTGTGGAAAGAAATGAGGCGCTTTGCTCTAAGCACACTAAAAGATTTTGGGATGGGCAAAAGGATTACTGAAGGGAAAATCATTGAAGAATGTGGCTACCTAATTGAAGAATTTCAACAGCATGAAG GTGAAGCCTTTGATAACGCCCATATGATGAATTACGCAGCTTCAAATATTATATCCGCTCTCATGTTTGGAAAGAGATTTGAATACAAGGACCCTGAAATCAAAGCTATGTTGGAAAGAAACCACGAAGTCACCCGTCTTACGGGAACAGCATCCATTCTG ATATACAACGCGTTTCCTTGGCTGGGACCTTGTATTAAAAACTGGAGGAATTTGATGAAACTGGTGGAGGACAGCATGAAGGAAACAAGGAGCATGATAGCTGACCTGAAGGAGACTCTGAACCCTGACATGTGCCGATGCTTTGTGGATGCATTCCTGACCCGTAAACTGAGTCTTGAG GAGGCTGGTGACAAAGATTCACACTACAATGATGAGAACCTGGCCAACAGTGTGATAAACCTGTTTGCTGCTGGGACTGATACAACGGCAAATACACTTCAGTGGTCTTTACTTTTCATGGCCAAGTACCCTCAGTTTCAAG ACAAGGTCCAGGAGGAGCTGAGCAGAGTGATGGGAAGCCGTCAGTCCAGAGCTGAGGACCGGAAGAACCTGCCGTACACTGATGCTGTCATCCATGAGACACAGAGACTGGCCAACATTGTCCCCATGGCCGTTCTTCACAGAACTAGCCAAGACGTCACCTTCCAGGGATACTTCATCAAAGAG GGGACTTGTGTGCTTCCTCTTCTTACTTCTGTCCTGCAGGATGAGAGTGAATGGGAAACCCCACACACTTTCAATCCTTCCCACTTCCTGGATAAGGAGGGTAAATTTATCAGGAGAGATGCCTCCATGCCATTTTCTGCAG GTCGCAGGATGTGTCCTGGAGAGAGTCTGGCTAGAATGGAGCTGTTCCTCTTCTTCACCTCCCTCCTCCTGCACTTTCGTTTCACTCCACCACCTGGAGTTACAGAGGATGAACTGGATCTCACTCCAGTTGTGGGCTTCATTCTGACCCCTTCCCCACATGAGCTGTGTGCTGTCAGTCGTCAATGA